Part of the Micromonospora inyonensis genome, CCGGAAACCGACGGCGAAGTCCCCCCGCAGCGCCGCCGAGACCGAGAAGATCCGGGCGGCCCTGGCGGCACGGCGTGACGAGTTGCGCGCCGAGTACGATCACACCCTGAGCGAGATCACCGAACTCCAGCGCGACCGGTTGACCGACTCGGCGGGCGACGACCCGGCCGACACCGGCGCCCGGACCTTCGAGCGGGAACAGGAGATCTCTCTCGCCAACAACATCCTGGAGCGGATCACGCAGGTCGAGCGG contains:
- a CDS encoding TraR/DksA family transcriptional regulator — its product is MAKPDTRTAGRKPTAKSPRSAAETEKIRAALAARRDELRAEYDHTLSEITELQRDRLTDSAGDDPADTGARTFEREQEISLANNILERITQVERALERLDEGGYGWCERCGNPIPVERLAAFPSATLCVTCKQLEERR